GCCAAGCGTGCCGGCGGTGGGGTCGGCATGAGGCTTTTTCACGCCCGGTGGCAGGGCACCCGCAGCGGAGAAGGAAAGAGATGCTGACGGTCTCTTGTTGCCTGGGACGTGAGGCGACACTAGGATTCCTGCGAACAGGAACGGGCGAGTGTGAGGGTTTGTCTGCCGGGGTCCGCGGCGTGGAGAATGCGATGATTCGAGACCTTGTTCTTGCCAACAGAAGTTACCGTCGTTTTCAGCAGAGCCATTCCATCGACATGGCCACGTTACGGGAACTGATTGAACTGGCGACGTTGTGCCCGTCGTCCGGCAACTTGCAGCCGTTGCGATACGTCCTTTCGTGCGAGCCGGACAAGAACGCCAAGATCTTTCAACACTTGGCTTGGGCCGGATACCTGACCGACTGGACGGGTCCGACGCAGGGCGAACGCCCATCGGCGTATATCATCATCCTTGGCGACTCACAGGCTTGTCACAGTATCAACTGCGATCACGGCATCGCTGCTCAGACCATACTGCTTGGGGCAGTCGAAAAAGGTCTCGGCGGTTGCATCATCGGCTCGATCCAGCGGGAAGAACTTCGAAGGGCGCTTGACATTCCGGAACGCTATCAGATCCTGCTGGTTATCGCACTCGGCAAGCCGGCCGAGAAAATCGTCCTTGAGCCGGTGACGTCGGAAAGCGACATCAAGTACTATCGCGACGACGGCGGCGTTCATCATGTTCCCAAACGATCGGTGGATCAAGTGATCCTGGGACTATAGCACGGCTCAGGGGTCGGGGGCCGGTCGTCGGCTCGGCCGCATCGTGCCGACCAGCGGCTCTGCCCCGGCCTGTCTCCATTTCCGGCCATCGTTCACCGCCGTGGTAAGACATCCTTCGGCGGGACATGAGCAACTCGCGACCGCTCGCCAAACGCCGACAGGTGAAACAGGTAGAAGGTAAACTCCTTGCATGTGCGGCGGCGGGTTGGCCTGGTGGCCGTGCTCATCCCTTTCGGTCTTCGGGCACTTGCCCGGAGCCGAGCCTGCGGGAGGTCGCCGGCTCATAAGACACTGTCAGGTCCGCGTTTCCTGGTCTTTCTGTTGCGATGGTGGTGACCCGGATGGTCTGATTCTATCCCTGGAACCCTGAACAAAAGCTGTCCCGGAGCGTCTAATGCCGGGAGGATTGCGTAAGATCCGGTCTACCAGCGTTGTCTATTGGTATGCCAGAGGGTACCATGAATTGGTGCGTCGAGGCGGCCGATAGCAGGACAGCGGGGGGGCGGGCCCGGATCGACGCCGAACCGGGCAGGGGGATGTTGACGAGGGACTGAGCCATGTCGGAGCTTCGGAAAAAGGCCAAGCGGGCCCAGTTGCGGCTGTGGTGCAATCGCTGGTTCTCCACGCTCGGATGGTCTTTGGCAGGGGGGGCGGCGCTCTTTGTTCTCCTTGTGCTGATCGATCGTCTGTGGCTGGTGAGGCCGGACGCCGAAGTGCTGACGGGTTGGGTCTGTCTGGGGTTGCTGGGCGCCTCGGTCGTCGCCTCAGCGGTCTGGACCTTCTTGACCCGTGAGACGCTGTCGGTTGCC
The genomic region above belongs to Phycisphaerae bacterium and contains:
- a CDS encoding nitroreductase family protein; this encodes MIRDLVLANRSYRRFQQSHSIDMATLRELIELATLCPSSGNLQPLRYVLSCEPDKNAKIFQHLAWAGYLTDWTGPTQGERPSAYIIILGDSQACHSINCDHGIAAQTILLGAVEKGLGGCIIGSIQREELRRALDIPERYQILLVIALGKPAEKIVLEPVTSESDIKYYRDDGGVHHVPKRSVDQVILGL